Proteins encoded by one window of Rhodococcus sp. OK302:
- a CDS encoding phosphatase PAP2 family protein — MRRVKLPRLLAALALLILGIFDFEFAVNTTGGQILDQQIMVGAADSDDLGATSAAFVGLVTPNLIVGGVLVVLMITLRNDPIALALRVAAVTLGPITTAWVLKQSLQRPDLNGLVMHNSFPSGTLTAVAALVCAIMLATPRRWRVVVAVNGGLITIGTAVSVVVLQWHRPSDVIGALLLVGCYTLAVSAFPLNSTVPQRSAPADTATPGNPGNPGNEGLSRV; from the coding sequence ATGCGGCGTGTCAAACTACCGAGACTGCTTGCCGCACTGGCACTCCTGATACTGGGAATCTTCGATTTCGAGTTCGCAGTCAACACCACCGGCGGCCAGATACTCGATCAGCAGATCATGGTGGGCGCGGCTGACTCCGACGATCTCGGGGCGACGTCCGCGGCATTCGTCGGACTGGTCACTCCGAATCTCATAGTGGGAGGAGTACTCGTGGTACTCATGATCACGTTGCGCAACGACCCGATTGCACTGGCACTCCGCGTTGCCGCCGTGACACTGGGACCGATCACCACGGCCTGGGTACTCAAACAGTCGCTTCAGCGACCCGATTTGAACGGCCTTGTCATGCACAATTCCTTCCCCAGTGGCACCCTGACTGCTGTTGCCGCCCTGGTCTGCGCGATCATGCTCGCAACTCCCCGGCGATGGCGAGTAGTCGTTGCGGTAAACGGCGGCTTGATCACCATCGGCACGGCTGTCTCGGTAGTCGTGTTGCAATGGCACCGGCCCAGCGACGTGATCGGTGCGTTGCTTCTGGTCGGCTGCTACACCCTCGCCGTGTCAGCTTTTCCGTTGAACAGCACGGTTCCACAGCGCTCGGCACCCGCCGACACCGCCACCCCCGGCAACCCCGGCAACCCCGGCAACGAAGGACTTTCCCGAGTATGA
- a CDS encoding winged helix-turn-helix domain-containing protein — protein MVNILFIEDDPAVAEAIMLGLNRLGHTVSQRPDGNTDFDDALLAADLVLLDLGLPGADGYEICRRIRTRSAIPIIILTARSDDIDTVAGLEAGADDYVVKPASPRVLDARIKAVVQRSAPTTQTTEIVSATETFGEREVDRSSLQIRKSGTQLTLTPTEIRLILALTQNPGLVLSRQQLLPAAWDQKYLGDSRIVDAAAQRLRGKIEDDPTEPTFIETVRGFGYRFNLQPR, from the coding sequence ATGGTGAACATCCTTTTCATAGAAGACGATCCGGCAGTCGCTGAGGCAATCATGTTGGGGCTGAACCGACTCGGGCACACCGTCAGCCAGCGGCCCGACGGCAACACCGATTTCGACGACGCTCTGCTCGCCGCAGACCTGGTACTTCTCGATCTCGGACTTCCGGGTGCCGACGGCTACGAAATCTGCCGACGCATCCGCACCCGTAGCGCCATCCCCATCATTATTCTGACCGCACGATCCGACGACATCGATACCGTCGCCGGACTGGAGGCCGGTGCCGACGACTACGTCGTCAAGCCCGCCAGTCCGCGGGTACTCGACGCCCGGATCAAAGCCGTCGTACAACGATCAGCGCCCACAACCCAGACTACTGAAATAGTCTCTGCTACCGAGACTTTCGGCGAACGCGAGGTAGATCGATCCTCCCTCCAGATCCGCAAGTCCGGAACACAATTGACCCTCACGCCCACCGAGATCCGCTTGATTCTGGCCCTGACCCAGAACCCCGGACTGGTCCTGAGCCGTCAACAACTGCTGCCGGCCGCCTGGGATCAGAAATACCTCGGGGATTCGCGCATCGTCGACGCCGCAGCGCAGCGCCTCCGAGGCAAGATCGAAGACGACCCGACCGAACCGACGTTCATCGAAACCGTCCGCGGCTTCGGCTACCGATTCAATCTCCAACCCCGATGA
- a CDS encoding ATP-binding protein, giving the protein MNPARIHVNGLRTRLVLVFIAIVVIIAGATAGAVSLMARSWIYSNAQDVATAQFRDEVVPINGAYINGLTPANLIQYFQSDMTVIADGEVLRQGAMDPSEIPSSFSNDLSSTELIRFERLDSERILLGISVEVTDTSTTDGSENPTAVTDPSVRPLIGVQDKFNMSVDGTDTSTIDGSENPTVVTAVAVRPLIGVQDKFNDLLRVVGLTLTLGVLASGLLGFWIASTLVRPLKRLDEAASRAAEGDLSVRLPEDGVAELAQLTTTFNNMVARNKAVINELEESEEQSRRFVADVSHELRTPLSALVPVGEILSEEIPNLPPDAAAAARIVSSEIAKLTRLVEDLIEMSRHDSQQALLVLDDIDLVLLTARTLESRGWSDIVELSSPESISARVDSRRIDIVVANLVGNALRHGSPPVRVELHTEPGHIVIQVIDHGPGISPEHRQAIFRRFFKADTARGRSEGSGLGLSLTVENVHLHGGSIDVDPVDGATVFTLRLPND; this is encoded by the coding sequence ATGAACCCGGCCCGAATTCACGTCAACGGCCTCCGCACTCGACTGGTTCTCGTCTTCATCGCCATCGTCGTGATCATCGCCGGAGCGACCGCGGGCGCAGTCTCGCTGATGGCAAGGTCATGGATCTACTCCAACGCCCAAGACGTTGCGACGGCACAGTTCCGCGACGAGGTGGTGCCGATCAACGGTGCGTACATCAACGGACTGACGCCAGCGAACCTCATACAGTACTTTCAGTCTGACATGACCGTCATCGCAGACGGCGAGGTACTCCGGCAAGGCGCCATGGATCCGTCCGAGATACCGTCGAGTTTCTCGAACGACCTCAGCAGTACCGAGCTGATTCGTTTCGAGCGACTCGACTCCGAACGAATCCTGCTCGGCATTTCGGTCGAAGTCACGGATACCTCAACGACCGACGGCAGCGAAAATCCGACCGCCGTCACAGACCCCTCGGTCCGCCCATTGATCGGGGTACAAGACAAGTTCAACATGTCGGTCGATGGCACCGATACCTCAACGATCGACGGCAGCGAGAATCCGACCGTCGTCACGGCCGTTGCCGTTCGCCCCTTGATCGGAGTGCAAGACAAATTCAACGATCTTCTGCGCGTCGTAGGACTGACCCTCACACTCGGAGTTCTGGCCAGCGGACTCCTGGGATTCTGGATCGCATCGACCCTGGTCCGTCCGCTCAAACGGCTCGACGAGGCAGCCTCACGCGCCGCCGAGGGCGACTTGAGTGTCCGGCTGCCCGAAGACGGCGTTGCCGAATTGGCGCAATTGACAACCACATTCAACAACATGGTGGCACGTAACAAAGCTGTCATCAACGAACTCGAAGAGTCGGAAGAGCAATCCCGGAGATTTGTCGCCGACGTCTCGCATGAGCTTCGTACTCCGTTGTCAGCGCTCGTACCCGTCGGCGAGATCCTCTCCGAAGAGATACCGAACCTGCCACCCGACGCCGCCGCCGCTGCCCGGATCGTGAGCAGCGAAATCGCAAAACTCACCAGACTTGTCGAAGACCTCATCGAAATGTCGCGACACGACTCTCAACAGGCACTACTGGTGCTGGACGATATCGACCTCGTCCTCCTGACCGCGCGCACGCTCGAGAGCCGCGGATGGTCCGATATCGTGGAACTCTCCTCCCCCGAAAGCATCAGTGCCCGAGTTGATTCACGGAGAATCGATATCGTTGTCGCCAACCTCGTGGGCAATGCACTGCGTCACGGATCGCCTCCGGTGCGCGTCGAACTGCACACCGAACCCGGCCATATCGTCATCCAGGTCATCGATCACGGACCCGGAATCTCGCCCGAACACCGACAAGCGATCTTCCGTCGATTTTTCAAAGCCGACACTGCCCGCGGGCGTAGCGAGGGCAGCGGACTCGGCCTGTCCCTGACAGTCGAGAACGTGCATCTGCACGGCGGCAGCATCGACGTCGATCCGGTCGACGGAGCAACAGTCTTCACGCTGCGCCTGCCCAACGACTGA